A region of Thermococcus piezophilus DNA encodes the following proteins:
- the smc gene encoding chromosome segregation protein SMC — translation MPYIEKIEMKGFKSYGNRKVVVPLSKGFTAIVGANGSGKSNIGDAVLFVLGGLSAKAMRATRISDLIFAGTKTEPPAKYAEVAMYFNNEDRGFPLDEDEVVIKRRVYPDGRSTYWLNRKRTSRSDILDVLSAAMISPEGYNLVLQGDITKFIKMSPTERRMIIDEISGIAEYDVKKEKALKELKQAEENLARVDLLIREVKAQLDKLEKERNDALRYLDLKERVERAKVTLLLGEIRKLENLIEESHVRDKGIEAEIAAIEERLKDIAKEIIAKERELNAVETELEEKSEDGILEVTKKISEVKSKIEMAKKNIELAQNEIEDSQRRLSKAKEELKKVSEEIEKSKSAIQRWSKRKGKLKAEIKEKEVIKNELVIKLGEIDKNFAIAKQDFDRVVDELENAKKELYMKEGDVKKFEEEIERLKTKIAKDNAKRVVLKSKIEEAKRSLEEKRSELGEIEDKMAKAESRLRKTEKELEEKTKKLSKVTSELSKAREELIKAEAQKEVRGNRAIEFLKAQNIPGLYGSLGELIKVADKDYALAVEVALGGNYDNVVVEDDKVAEKAIKLLKEKKLGRLTFLPLNKIKPRSMKEKPSLGVPAMDVVQYDPRFKNAVAYALGDTLIVNDMDEARTIGIGRVRMVTLGGELLEKSGAITGGHYRPRGKLSINTDELRRKVKALDREREALESAINALKLEIKGLQNELFEMRMRRSDLSKDLQVIQRELDRLLAEDKALKEEIEESERLIEVLEKRISDTKGEMAKLRGRVERLEKKKDKLKKALENPEARELNQKIREVEHEISSLREELSKVESKLEGLEVRINEELLPRKADLEEEIEGLINRINALRSNVAENEKAIVEFENELEELRKAEENVKDELKELRERRETLRNEIVELRAEKEELMNKLQNLRIEANTLKIRLAQYEATLNEKQAELKHYDAKLIKSIKEIPLELEALKEEIERMEEEIRSLEPVNMKAIEDFEVVERRYLELKSKREQVVAEKESIEEFIEEIEGQKRTVFMQTLNKIAKNFSELFAKLSPGGSARLILENPDDPFAGGLEIEAKPAGKDVKRIEAMSGGEKALTALAFVFAIQRYKPAPFYLFDEIDAHLDDANVKRVADLIKEASENSQFIVITLRDVMMANAEKIIGVSMRKGVSRVVALSLEKAMKILEEARKKSEAEHAEMFGHLSG, via the coding sequence ATGCCATACATCGAGAAAATTGAAATGAAAGGTTTCAAATCCTACGGTAACCGAAAGGTCGTCGTTCCGCTTTCTAAGGGCTTTACAGCGATAGTGGGCGCCAACGGTTCTGGAAAGAGCAACATCGGTGACGCTGTTCTCTTCGTTCTCGGCGGTCTCTCTGCCAAGGCCATGCGCGCGACGAGGATAAGCGATTTAATCTTCGCCGGCACGAAGACTGAGCCCCCAGCTAAGTACGCTGAAGTTGCCATGTACTTCAACAACGAGGACAGGGGCTTCCCCCTAGATGAGGATGAAGTTGTCATCAAGCGCCGCGTTTACCCTGATGGCAGGAGCACCTACTGGCTCAACAGGAAGAGAACTAGCAGAAGCGATATTCTCGACGTCCTCAGCGCTGCGATGATATCCCCAGAAGGATACAACCTCGTTCTCCAGGGAGACATAACCAAGTTCATCAAGATGAGCCCTACTGAGAGGAGGATGATCATCGATGAGATTTCCGGAATAGCCGAGTACGACGTCAAGAAGGAGAAGGCTTTGAAGGAGCTCAAACAGGCCGAGGAAAACTTGGCGAGGGTCGATCTGCTCATAAGGGAAGTAAAGGCCCAGCTGGATAAGCTTGAGAAGGAGCGCAACGATGCTTTGAGGTACCTCGACCTAAAGGAGCGTGTTGAGAGAGCGAAGGTTACTCTTCTCTTAGGAGAGATCAGAAAACTCGAAAACCTTATCGAGGAAAGCCACGTTCGCGACAAGGGCATAGAAGCGGAAATAGCTGCCATAGAGGAGCGCCTTAAGGATATTGCCAAAGAAATAATCGCCAAAGAGAGGGAGCTGAACGCGGTCGAGACGGAGCTCGAAGAGAAGAGTGAGGACGGCATCCTTGAAGTAACGAAAAAGATAAGCGAGGTTAAGTCGAAGATAGAGATGGCCAAAAAGAACATCGAACTCGCCCAGAATGAAATAGAGGACAGTCAGCGCCGCCTTTCCAAGGCCAAGGAGGAACTTAAGAAGGTTTCAGAGGAGATAGAGAAGAGCAAAAGCGCGATCCAGCGCTGGAGCAAGAGAAAGGGGAAGCTTAAGGCCGAGATAAAGGAGAAAGAGGTTATCAAGAACGAGCTGGTCATCAAACTGGGAGAGATAGACAAAAATTTCGCCATAGCCAAGCAGGACTTTGACAGGGTCGTTGACGAGCTTGAGAATGCTAAGAAGGAACTTTACATGAAGGAGGGCGACGTTAAGAAGTTCGAGGAGGAAATAGAGCGCCTTAAGACTAAGATCGCCAAGGATAACGCCAAGCGAGTGGTCCTGAAGTCCAAAATTGAAGAAGCCAAGCGCTCTCTCGAGGAGAAGCGCTCGGAGCTCGGCGAGATAGAGGACAAGATGGCGAAGGCCGAGTCCCGTTTGAGAAAGACCGAGAAAGAGCTTGAGGAGAAGACGAAGAAGCTGAGTAAGGTGACGAGTGAACTGAGCAAGGCCAGGGAGGAGCTGATAAAGGCCGAGGCCCAGAAGGAGGTAAGGGGCAACCGGGCGATAGAGTTCCTCAAGGCCCAGAACATTCCGGGCCTCTACGGTTCTTTGGGAGAGCTTATTAAGGTGGCAGATAAGGATTATGCTTTAGCCGTTGAAGTCGCTCTCGGTGGCAACTACGACAACGTTGTGGTAGAAGACGATAAGGTGGCCGAGAAGGCCATTAAGCTCCTCAAGGAGAAGAAGCTCGGAAGGCTAACCTTCCTCCCTCTCAACAAGATAAAGCCGCGCTCGATGAAGGAAAAACCAAGCCTTGGAGTTCCAGCGATGGACGTCGTCCAGTACGACCCGAGGTTCAAAAACGCAGTGGCATACGCCCTCGGTGACACGCTGATAGTCAACGACATGGATGAGGCCAGAACTATCGGTATTGGCAGGGTCAGGATGGTGACCCTCGGCGGCGAGCTTCTCGAGAAGAGCGGAGCAATTACCGGCGGCCACTACAGGCCGAGGGGCAAGCTTTCAATCAACACCGACGAGCTTAGGAGAAAGGTCAAAGCCCTCGATAGGGAAAGGGAAGCCCTCGAGTCTGCAATCAACGCTCTCAAGCTCGAGATTAAGGGCCTTCAGAACGAGCTCTTTGAGATGCGCATGAGGAGAAGCGACCTCAGTAAGGATCTGCAGGTTATTCAGCGCGAGCTTGACAGGCTCCTCGCGGAAGACAAGGCTTTGAAGGAGGAAATCGAGGAGAGCGAGAGGCTCATCGAGGTTCTCGAGAAGAGAATAAGCGACACCAAGGGCGAGATGGCCAAGCTGAGGGGCAGGGTAGAAAGGCTTGAGAAGAAGAAGGACAAGCTCAAGAAGGCCCTGGAAAATCCTGAGGCGAGGGAGCTCAATCAGAAGATACGCGAGGTCGAGCACGAGATAAGCTCTCTCAGGGAGGAGCTGAGCAAGGTCGAGTCAAAGCTTGAGGGCCTTGAAGTAAGAATTAATGAGGAACTCCTTCCAAGGAAGGCTGACCTCGAGGAGGAGATAGAGGGCCTCATCAACAGAATAAACGCCCTCAGGAGCAATGTAGCGGAGAACGAAAAAGCCATAGTGGAGTTCGAGAATGAGCTTGAGGAGCTCAGGAAAGCTGAGGAGAACGTTAAGGATGAACTCAAAGAGCTCCGCGAGAGAAGGGAGACGCTTAGGAACGAGATAGTTGAGCTCCGCGCCGAGAAGGAAGAACTCATGAACAAGCTTCAGAACCTCAGGATAGAAGCCAACACGCTGAAGATACGCCTCGCTCAGTACGAGGCTACCCTCAATGAGAAGCAGGCGGAGCTCAAGCACTACGACGCCAAGCTCATCAAGTCTATCAAGGAGATACCGCTGGAGCTCGAGGCTTTGAAAGAGGAGATAGAGCGCATGGAGGAGGAAATACGCTCCCTCGAGCCAGTCAACATGAAAGCCATTGAGGACTTTGAGGTAGTTGAGCGCAGATACCTTGAGCTCAAGAGCAAGCGCGAGCAGGTCGTCGCAGAGAAGGAGAGCATAGAGGAATTCATCGAGGAGATAGAAGGCCAGAAGAGGACCGTCTTCATGCAGACACTCAACAAGATCGCCAAGAACTTCTCCGAGCTCTTCGCCAAGCTCTCGCCGGGTGGAAGCGCGAGGCTCATCCTCGAAAATCCGGATGACCCCTTCGCAGGTGGACTGGAGATAGAAGCCAAGCCAGCCGGCAAAGACGTCAAGAGGATTGAAGCCATGAGCGGTGGCGAGAAGGCTTTGACGGCTCTGGCTTTCGTCTTTGCAATCCAGCGCTACAAGCCAGCGCCATTCTACCTCTTCGATGAGATAGACGCGCACCTAGACGATGCCAACGTCAAGCGCGTTGCTGACCTGATAAAAGAGGCCTCAGAGAACAGCCAGTTCATCGTCATAACTCTCAGAGACGTCATGATGGCCAACGCAGAGAAGATAATAGGCGTGAGTATGAGGAAAGGCGTTTCCCGGGTCGTCGCGCTCAGCCTTGAGAAGGCTATGAAGATACTCGAGGAGGCAAGGAAGAAGAGTGAGGCCGAGCACGCCGAGATGTTTGGCCATCTAAGCGGGTGA
- a CDS encoding DUF835 domain-containing protein, which produces MPFKGKAIQTGPRIINYRYLNEVLKRDPARTKILITRKPPFDIMGNNIYQIWLTKVPHSNAVHPSKLHVIEQMVWEHLQNGKVDVILDAVEYLMIEHGVEPTLRFVSKLRDMALLMDSNFYVTVSDGLDNKVLILLKRIVE; this is translated from the coding sequence ATGCCCTTCAAGGGAAAGGCCATACAGACTGGGCCCAGAATAATAAACTACCGGTATCTCAATGAGGTCCTCAAGAGGGACCCGGCCAGGACAAAAATCCTCATAACTCGAAAGCCTCCCTTTGATATCATGGGAAACAACATCTATCAGATATGGCTCACCAAGGTGCCCCATTCAAACGCAGTTCACCCCTCAAAGTTGCATGTGATAGAGCAGATGGTCTGGGAGCATCTCCAAAATGGGAAGGTGGATGTCATTCTTGATGCTGTTGAATATCTCATGATTGAACACGGTGTTGAACCAACTCTTCGTTTTGTTAGCAAGCTCCGCGACATGGCTCTTCTCATGGACTCGAACTTCTACGTGACCGTCAGTGATGGGCTCGATAATAAGGTTCTCATCCTTCTCAAGAGAATCGTTGAATAG
- the mce gene encoding methylmalonyl-CoA epimerase — protein sequence MIKKIDHVGIAVKNLEDAIKVWEGLGLSVEEIEEVPDQKVRTAIIHVGESRIELLEPTAEDSPIAKFIAKRGEGIHHIALGVDNIEEHLAKLKDAGYRLIDEQPRLGAGGAKIAFVHPKAVTGVLLELCERNEE from the coding sequence GTGATAAAGAAGATCGACCACGTTGGAATTGCTGTGAAAAACCTTGAGGATGCTATAAAGGTCTGGGAGGGTCTTGGCCTTAGCGTTGAGGAGATTGAAGAAGTGCCGGATCAGAAAGTTAGAACCGCCATAATACACGTTGGAGAGAGCAGGATTGAGCTTCTTGAGCCGACTGCAGAGGATTCTCCAATAGCTAAGTTCATTGCTAAGCGCGGAGAAGGAATACACCACATTGCACTTGGAGTTGATAACATTGAGGAACACCTTGCAAAACTCAAGGATGCAGGGTATAGGCTGATAGACGAACAGCCCAGACTAGGGGCTGGCGGTGCAAAAATAGCATTCGTCCACCCCAAAGCAGTAACCGGAGTTCTGCTTGAATTATGTGAAAGGAATGAAGAGTAA
- the meaB gene encoding methylmalonyl Co-A mutase-associated GTPase MeaB yields MIDELIERMLNGDKRATARLITLVENDEEKAREIIKRIYPYTGNAYIVGITGPPGAGKSTLLDKLIRVAREEGKLIGVIAIDPTSPFTGGALLGDRIRMQRHSTDPGVFIRSMATRGSLGGLAKATSDAIKVLDAYGCDVIFVETVGVGQIEIDIVKTADTVVLVTVPGLGDDIQAIKAGLMEIADIFIINKADKEGADATYFELNLMLDLEKERWEKRGWRPPIIETVATTMKGIRELWKAIKDYMEFLEESGEIERKRKFRAEEEIKTIISGTIVRKISERLTEDEVTALIDRIVRREMDPYSAADLVLEKALGVKV; encoded by the coding sequence ATGATAGACGAACTAATTGAGCGCATGCTTAATGGTGACAAGAGGGCCACCGCGCGTTTGATAACCCTCGTCGAGAACGACGAGGAAAAAGCCCGGGAGATAATCAAGCGTATCTATCCCTACACGGGCAACGCCTACATAGTCGGCATCACTGGTCCTCCTGGTGCGGGAAAATCGACCCTCCTCGACAAGCTTATCCGCGTTGCGAGGGAGGAAGGCAAGCTCATCGGTGTTATCGCCATAGATCCAACTTCTCCGTTCACCGGTGGTGCCCTTCTCGGCGACAGGATAAGGATGCAGCGCCATTCGACCGATCCGGGCGTTTTCATAAGGAGCATGGCTACACGTGGTTCCCTTGGCGGTTTGGCTAAGGCCACGAGCGACGCCATAAAGGTTCTCGACGCCTACGGCTGCGACGTCATCTTCGTGGAGACTGTTGGCGTTGGCCAAATTGAGATTGACATAGTGAAAACCGCCGACACTGTAGTTCTTGTAACCGTTCCTGGCCTCGGGGACGACATTCAGGCCATAAAGGCCGGGCTGATGGAGATAGCAGACATATTCATCATAAACAAGGCCGACAAAGAGGGGGCTGACGCTACCTACTTCGAGCTCAACCTCATGCTCGACCTCGAGAAGGAGCGCTGGGAAAAAAGAGGCTGGAGACCGCCCATAATCGAGACCGTTGCGACGACGATGAAGGGGATACGGGAGCTCTGGAAGGCAATAAAAGACTACATGGAGTTTCTTGAGGAGAGCGGCGAGATAGAACGCAAGAGAAAGTTCCGCGCCGAGGAGGAGATAAAGACCATAATCTCCGGTACTATAGTGAGAAAGATTAGCGAGAGGCTCACCGAGGATGAGGTCACTGCCCTGATAGATAGAATCGTGCGGCGTGAGATGGATCCGTATTCTGCCGCGGATTTGGTTCTCGAAAAAGCCCTGGGGGTGAAAGTGTGA
- a CDS encoding cobalamin B12-binding domain-containing protein has product MVERSKVRVLVAKPGLDGHDRGAKVVARALRDAGFEVIYTGIRQTPEQIVESVIQEDVDVLGISILSGAHMVLIPKILKLLEEKGLKPNEDVLVVAGGIIPPDDAKELEKMGVAKVFGPGSPIGDIIKFIDDNVPTLKKFSSEN; this is encoded by the coding sequence GTGGTCGAGCGCTCAAAAGTTAGGGTTCTCGTCGCAAAGCCTGGCCTTGACGGTCACGACAGGGGAGCAAAGGTCGTTGCGAGGGCCTTGCGTGATGCGGGTTTTGAAGTCATATACACTGGAATAAGGCAGACCCCTGAGCAGATAGTGGAGAGCGTTATCCAGGAGGACGTGGACGTTCTTGGCATAAGCATCCTCTCGGGAGCCCATATGGTCCTCATACCGAAGATACTCAAGCTCCTGGAGGAAAAGGGACTAAAGCCCAACGAAGACGTCCTCGTCGTTGCCGGCGGAATAATACCTCCCGACGACGCCAAAGAACTTGAAAAAATGGGCGTTGCTAAAGTCTTTGGCCCCGGCAGTCCAATCGGCGACATCATAAAGTTCATAGACGACAACGTTCCAACGCTCAAGAAGTTCTCATCTGAGAACTGA
- a CDS encoding PHP domain-containing protein, which translates to MMDMHTHTSYSDGVGTILENLAEAERKGLRLLGISDHIHYFTPKSFNAYLRDINTAGKDSEIVLLSGIEANIEPNGQDIVEYFAERLDYIIASVHRWVETPREYIELVKTALMDDNVDVIGHFGANFPYIGYPSRDELMEILELAEANGKAFEISSRYRVPELDFVRECIKRGIKLTFASDAHWPKDVGNVSWSEKVFRKAGGRKEDLLFSELL; encoded by the coding sequence ATGATGGACATGCACACCCACACCAGCTACTCCGACGGAGTGGGGACGATACTAGAAAACCTCGCCGAGGCGGAGCGGAAAGGGCTCAGGCTGCTGGGGATAAGTGACCACATTCACTACTTTACCCCAAAGAGCTTCAACGCGTATCTGCGGGATATCAACACTGCGGGGAAGGACTCTGAAATTGTCCTCTTATCGGGAATCGAAGCCAACATTGAGCCGAACGGGCAAGATATCGTTGAATATTTCGCAGAACGGCTTGATTACATCATAGCAAGCGTCCACAGGTGGGTGGAAACCCCCAGGGAATACATCGAGCTTGTCAAAACCGCCCTGATGGACGATAATGTGGACGTAATCGGCCACTTCGGCGCAAACTTCCCCTACATAGGCTACCCAAGCAGAGATGAGCTGATGGAAATCCTTGAGCTGGCTGAAGCGAATGGGAAGGCCTTCGAGATAAGCTCAAGATATAGGGTTCCCGAGCTGGACTTCGTGAGAGAGTGCATAAAGAGGGGGATAAAGCTGACGTTTGCCAGCGACGCCCACTGGCCGAAGGATGTTGGAAACGTTTCCTGGAGTGAGAAGGTTTTCAGAAAGGCTGGAGGAAGGAAAGAAGACCTCCTCTTCTCGGAGCTGCTATAA
- a CDS encoding Maf-like protein produces the protein MLVLASASPRRREILGRFIKEFKVVPSNASEECSLTEPKAYAVELASRKAKEVYGQTGGTVIGADTVVSIDGHVLGKPRDEEEAYKMLRLLSGRIHRVTTGYCIIHEGKEHCGAVVTEVKFRELSNELIWVYIRTGEPMDKAGAYGIQGKGGLLVEWIKGDYYNVVGFPIEIILKLRELGFEVL, from the coding sequence ATGTTAGTGCTGGCCTCCGCGAGTCCGAGGAGAAGGGAAATACTTGGCAGGTTCATAAAGGAGTTCAAGGTTGTCCCGAGCAATGCGAGCGAGGAGTGCTCTCTGACTGAGCCGAAGGCTTACGCTGTTGAGCTTGCGAGTAGGAAGGCGAAGGAGGTCTATGGGCAAACGGGTGGCACAGTCATCGGCGCCGACACCGTAGTCTCAATAGACGGCCACGTACTTGGCAAGCCCAGGGACGAGGAAGAGGCCTACAAAATGCTCAGGCTCCTCAGCGGCAGGATTCACCGCGTTACAACAGGCTACTGCATAATCCATGAAGGGAAAGAGCACTGCGGGGCGGTCGTTACCGAGGTGAAGTTCCGCGAGCTTAGCAACGAGCTCATATGGGTCTACATAAGGACGGGCGAGCCCATGGACAAGGCTGGAGCGTATGGAATTCAGGGGAAGGGCGGGCTTTTGGTCGAATGGATTAAGGGTGATTACTACAACGTAGTCGGCTTTCCTATCGAGATAATACTGAAATTGAGGGAGCTTGGCTTTGAGGTTTTATAG
- a CDS encoding PINc/VapC family ATPase, translated as MRLFVADTSVIVDGRLTQFLSTLEDKVKVVIPEAVIAEIEHQANEGKAIGHVGLEELKKLRKMSDKGKILLEFYGERPELWQISRAKAGEIDHMVREVAQTLSATLITGDQVQRDIAIAKGIGVIYLTAKKEVRHRLEDFFDETTMSVHLKAGLRPMAKKGRPGEWKLVPVRDEILTDEELEEIADDIVERARRDSESFIELDEPGATVVQLRNYRIVIAKPPFADRIEITAVRPVTKLSIEDYDLSEKLLERLVDKAEGILIAGAPGEGKTTFAQALAEYYASMGKIVKTLEKPRDLQVSDEITQYTALAGRMEKTGDILLLVRPDYTIFDEMRKTSDFKIYADLRLAGVGMVGVVHATKPIDAIQRFIGRVELGMIPQIVDTVIFIKAGRVAKVLTLEYLVKVPSGMKEEDLARPVIEVRDFETGEIEYEIYTYGEEISVVSVKNEEKAPALRLAEKRLKQEIKKFLPDVYAEVEIVSPHKAVIYADEFDIPAIIGKKGKRITELEKRIGISIDVKSFAEREAAKPKEKIPVDVEEKKKTIVLRVSPDYAKKPLKFYGGEQYVFTATPSKKGLVKVSKSTPIGKELKRLLDAGIPIWASA; from the coding sequence ATGAGATTATTCGTTGCTGATACGAGTGTTATAGTTGATGGCCGCCTTACGCAGTTCCTATCAACGCTTGAGGACAAAGTTAAGGTCGTCATCCCCGAAGCAGTCATTGCCGAGATAGAGCATCAGGCCAATGAAGGGAAGGCTATAGGTCATGTGGGACTTGAGGAGCTCAAGAAGCTCCGTAAGATGTCCGACAAAGGAAAGATACTCCTCGAGTTCTACGGCGAGCGGCCCGAGCTCTGGCAGATAAGTAGAGCGAAGGCTGGAGAAATAGACCACATGGTCAGGGAGGTTGCCCAGACGCTGAGCGCCACGCTCATAACTGGTGACCAGGTGCAGAGGGACATAGCCATCGCCAAGGGTATAGGCGTGATTTACCTGACGGCCAAGAAAGAAGTCAGGCACCGCTTGGAGGACTTCTTTGACGAGACTACGATGAGCGTTCACCTGAAAGCTGGCTTAAGGCCGATGGCAAAGAAGGGAAGGCCGGGAGAGTGGAAGCTCGTTCCCGTTCGTGACGAGATTCTGACCGATGAAGAGCTCGAAGAGATTGCCGATGACATAGTCGAGCGCGCGAGGCGTGACTCAGAATCATTTATAGAACTCGACGAGCCGGGAGCGACCGTCGTCCAGCTAAGGAACTACCGTATAGTTATCGCCAAGCCGCCCTTTGCCGACAGGATTGAGATAACTGCCGTTAGACCCGTCACGAAGCTGAGTATAGAGGACTACGATTTGAGCGAGAAGCTCCTGGAGAGGCTCGTGGATAAGGCGGAGGGAATACTCATAGCAGGTGCACCTGGAGAAGGAAAGACGACCTTTGCCCAGGCTTTGGCTGAGTACTACGCCTCTATGGGCAAGATAGTAAAAACCCTGGAGAAGCCGAGGGACCTGCAGGTGAGCGACGAGATAACCCAGTACACAGCTCTGGCTGGTAGAATGGAAAAGACGGGGGACATACTCCTCCTCGTCAGGCCGGATTACACAATATTCGACGAAATGAGAAAGACTAGCGACTTCAAAATATACGCTGATTTGAGACTTGCAGGTGTCGGAATGGTTGGTGTCGTGCATGCTACCAAGCCCATCGATGCGATCCAGAGGTTCATCGGAAGGGTCGAGCTGGGAATGATACCCCAGATAGTCGACACTGTGATTTTCATCAAGGCAGGAAGGGTCGCCAAGGTTCTGACGCTAGAGTACCTCGTTAAGGTGCCAAGCGGCATGAAAGAGGAGGACTTGGCCAGGCCTGTCATCGAGGTTCGCGACTTTGAGACGGGCGAGATTGAGTACGAGATATACACCTACGGTGAGGAGATAAGCGTTGTTTCAGTAAAGAATGAGGAGAAGGCCCCAGCTTTACGGCTCGCGGAGAAGAGGCTCAAGCAGGAGATAAAGAAGTTCCTGCCTGATGTTTACGCCGAGGTCGAGATAGTCAGCCCGCACAAGGCAGTTATTTATGCCGACGAGTTTGACATTCCGGCGATAATAGGCAAGAAGGGCAAGCGCATCACCGAGCTTGAGAAGCGCATAGGAATAAGCATAGACGTCAAGAGCTTCGCCGAGAGGGAAGCGGCAAAGCCGAAGGAGAAGATACCCGTCGATGTCGAGGAAAAAAAGAAAACGATAGTGCTCCGCGTTTCGCCGGACTACGCCAAAAAGCCGCTCAAGTTCTACGGCGGCGAGCAGTATGTCTTCACCGCAACGCCAAGCAAGAAGGGCCTCGTCAAGGTAAGCAAGAGCACGCCGATAGGGAAGGAGCTGAAGAGGCTCCTCGATGCGGGCATTCCGATATGGGCCTCCGCGTAG
- the minD gene encoding cell division ATPase MinD, with protein sequence MGRLISIASGKGGTGKTTTAANLSIALGKMGYKVCAVDADLTMANLSLVMGIDDAYTTIHDVLAEKASITDSIYATAYENVHLIPAAIDWEHVIRADPRKLPDTIRELKSQFDYVIIDSPAGLQMDAMNAMLSSEEVLLVTNPEISCITDTMKVGIVLKKAGLAILGFVLNRYGRSENDIPPDVAEEVMEIPLLAVIPEDPVVREATLEGVPVVEYKPDSKGARAYMELAQKIAKIAGFKAKVMGS encoded by the coding sequence ATGGGCAGACTCATATCTATCGCTTCCGGCAAAGGAGGCACAGGGAAGACCACAACGGCTGCCAATTTATCAATAGCCCTTGGTAAGATGGGTTACAAGGTCTGTGCAGTCGATGCCGACTTAACTATGGCAAATCTAAGCCTAGTCATGGGTATCGACGATGCGTATACAACTATCCACGATGTTCTCGCTGAAAAGGCAAGCATAACTGATTCGATCTATGCCACTGCGTATGAAAACGTTCATCTCATCCCCGCGGCGATAGATTGGGAGCACGTTATAAGGGCCGACCCCAGAAAGCTTCCCGACACCATAAGGGAACTGAAGAGCCAGTTTGATTACGTCATCATCGACTCCCCAGCGGGGCTCCAGATGGACGCCATGAATGCCATGCTGAGCAGCGAGGAGGTACTTCTCGTAACCAACCCCGAGATTTCGTGCATCACCGACACGATGAAGGTTGGCATAGTTCTTAAGAAGGCCGGTCTGGCGATCCTCGGGTTCGTGCTCAATCGATACGGGAGAAGCGAGAACGATATTCCCCCCGATGTTGCTGAAGAAGTTATGGAGATACCCCTGCTCGCGGTTATTCCGGAGGATCCAGTGGTGAGGGAAGCCACCCTGGAGGGTGTTCCGGTTGTCGAATACAAACCAGACTCCAAGGGTGCCAGGGCCTACATGGAGCTCGCACAGAAGATAGCAAAAATAGCAGGCTTTAAGGCGAAGGTGATGGGATCGTGA